The following are encoded in a window of Caldicellulosiruptor danielii genomic DNA:
- a CDS encoding spermine synthase, translated as MILVVISLASISLFIYQVILNRIYSALFWYHYTFLITSFAIFGLGIGGIIAYNQRQKSEDLKTHSLVKALFLLSISYIFSLGIIYVLPFQNNVLIYLILATLPFVAGGYFFSNVFEQFGKISNKLYFADLIGSGFGSIIVLLSLNNLGIYRSVILICIISVIAWLLFSMQLKKKMLFSIGVLTLFMFALFLPNKYVNSIEQNFIGFITNKTKTLGSIAKSNQKAKIVYTKWNAFSRTDVIKVEGDNDEMIVTIDGTANAPMYRFDGKKSSLSKYKDDIEYLPFSFGNNHKTLIIGPGGGRDILYALAGNSKQITGVEINTSSIDAVRHFKEFNGDIYNRPEVKIYGEDGRNFIRKSKEKYDVIFLSLVMTNASQNIGYALSENYLFTVEALEDYMNHLTDNGKLAFLAHDKEDMSKLIATILRLLNKRGISIKEAPKYMAIFTKEIQLMNGNEHIHYPLIIVKNKPFSQAESKKLKETADKGKIVPLYIPYVNDKGPLYHIKQGHLTLVEFENGFSFSATPATDDKPYFYDFSKGVSPVLVFIFFFILIGSIILFTPIISQEKAFKPSLYFSSLGIGYMLIEIPLIQKFILYLGHPVLAFNYVLAGLLIGSGIGAYFSNAKVFNNLSNKIYLPALLVMIINIGLILSLNSIFKVTSNFSLVSKILIAAILVMIQGFFMGMPFPRGIKVLSENKKKNKIIPVMWGLNGAMSVIGSVLSIMLSMEFGFTIAMLAGAILYGLISLQNRNLVIAK; from the coding sequence GTGATTTTAGTTGTTATAAGCTTAGCATCAATTTCATTGTTTATATACCAGGTCATTTTAAATCGAATATATTCTGCCTTATTTTGGTATCATTATACCTTTTTAATTACATCATTTGCTATATTTGGCCTTGGAATAGGTGGAATAATAGCTTACAATCAGCGTCAAAAAAGTGAAGATTTGAAAACTCATTCATTGGTTAAAGCCTTATTTCTTCTTTCTATCTCGTACATATTTTCATTGGGAATTATATATGTATTGCCGTTTCAAAACAATGTATTGATTTATTTAATTCTGGCCACATTACCTTTTGTAGCAGGTGGTTACTTTTTCTCTAATGTATTTGAGCAGTTTGGAAAAATAAGCAACAAGCTATATTTTGCAGACCTCATAGGCTCAGGATTTGGCAGTATAATTGTGTTGCTTTCATTAAACAATCTTGGAATATATAGGTCTGTAATTCTAATTTGTATTATTTCAGTCATAGCTTGGCTGCTTTTCAGTATGCAGCTAAAAAAGAAAATGCTGTTTAGCATTGGAGTATTGACTCTTTTCATGTTTGCGCTTTTTCTTCCAAACAAGTACGTAAATTCAATTGAACAAAACTTTATTGGATTTATTACAAACAAAACAAAAACACTTGGCAGTATTGCAAAGTCAAACCAAAAAGCTAAGATTGTCTACACTAAATGGAATGCATTTTCACGAACAGATGTTATTAAAGTAGAAGGCGATAACGATGAAATGATAGTAACAATTGATGGCACAGCAAACGCACCTATGTATAGATTTGACGGTAAAAAAAGTAGCTTGAGCAAATATAAAGATGACATCGAATATCTGCCTTTTTCCTTTGGAAACAATCATAAAACGTTGATAATTGGGCCTGGCGGTGGCAGGGATATCCTCTATGCCTTGGCTGGGAATAGTAAACAAATAACTGGGGTTGAAATAAATACATCAAGCATTGACGCTGTGAGGCACTTTAAAGAGTTCAATGGAGATATATACAACAGGCCAGAAGTAAAAATCTATGGTGAAGATGGCAGAAATTTTATAAGAAAATCTAAGGAAAAATATGATGTGATATTCTTATCATTGGTCATGACAAATGCATCGCAAAATATAGGTTATGCTCTTTCAGAAAACTATCTGTTTACAGTTGAAGCTCTTGAGGACTATATGAACCACTTAACAGATAATGGAAAACTTGCCTTCTTAGCTCATGACAAAGAGGATATGAGCAAATTAATAGCAACTATTCTTCGCCTATTGAACAAAAGGGGCATATCAATCAAAGAGGCTCCAAAGTATATGGCTATATTCACCAAAGAAATTCAACTAATGAACGGCAATGAACATATTCATTATCCATTGATCATTGTAAAAAACAAACCTTTTTCACAAGCCGAGAGCAAAAAATTAAAAGAGACCGCAGACAAAGGAAAGATTGTCCCGCTTTATATTCCTTATGTTAATGACAAGGGACCACTTTATCACATAAAGCAAGGACATTTGACTTTAGTAGAGTTCGAAAACGGATTTTCATTTAGCGCAACACCTGCAACAGACGATAAGCCATACTTCTATGACTTTAGCAAAGGTGTTTCACCTGTGCTGGTATTTATCTTCTTTTTCATACTTATTGGAAGTATAATTCTATTTACACCAATTATCTCCCAAGAAAAAGCATTCAAACCTTCTTTGTATTTTTCAAGCTTAGGAATAGGCTACATGCTAATTGAAATTCCGCTTATTCAAAAGTTTATTCTATACTTGGGTCATCCAGTACTTGCCTTCAATTATGTACTTGCTGGGCTTTTGATTGGTAGCGGAATAGGTGCATACTTTAGCAATGCAAAGGTGTTTAATAATCTGTCAAATAAAATATACTTGCCCGCTCTTTTGGTCATGATAATAAACATTGGACTAATACTCTCCTTGAACTCAATATTCAAAGTGACCTCCAATTTTAGTTTAGTCAGCAAAATACTAATTGCAGCTATACTGGTTATGATTCAAGGCTTTTTCATGGGAATGCCGTTCCCAAGAGGTATTAAGGTGCTGAGCGAAAACAAAAAGAAAAACAAGATAATTCCTGTGATGTGGGGACTCAATGGTGCAATGTCAGTTATAGGCTCAGTTTTATCGATTATGCTTTCAATGGAGTTTGGATTTACCATTGCTATGCTTGCAGGAGCTATATTATATGGGCTTATAAGCTTGCAAAATAGAAATTTGGTAATTGCTAAATAA
- a CDS encoding response regulator transcription factor encodes MANILVVEDQQDLNQIITKFLKNEGFEVINSYTAKDALNKLNNADLVILDIMLPDMEGYEVLKEASKKGIPTIILTSKSEEFDKLKGFELGAEDYITKPFSMLELIARVKVVLRRNKNFEESIKLLSGKVEIFPKRFKVIVDGEDVNLTHKEFELLLFLAKNKDLVKSRDEILEKVWGFDFIGETRTVDVHIKQLREKLKDYKFLIKTVWGVGYKLSEDKE; translated from the coding sequence ATGGCAAATATCTTGGTTGTTGAGGACCAGCAAGATTTAAATCAAATAATTACAAAATTTCTAAAAAATGAAGGGTTTGAAGTTATAAACTCATACACTGCAAAAGATGCACTAAATAAGTTGAACAATGCTGACTTGGTAATTCTTGATATTATGCTACCTGACATGGAAGGGTATGAAGTATTAAAAGAAGCCAGCAAAAAAGGCATTCCAACAATAATTTTGACCTCAAAGTCGGAAGAGTTTGATAAACTGAAAGGTTTTGAACTTGGTGCAGAAGACTATATCACAAAACCATTTTCCATGCTTGAGCTGATTGCACGCGTAAAGGTTGTTCTGAGGAGAAACAAGAATTTTGAAGAGAGCATAAAACTTTTAAGTGGCAAGGTAGAAATTTTTCCCAAGAGGTTTAAGGTGATAGTAGATGGTGAGGATGTGAACCTCACTCATAAAGAGTTTGAGCTTTTGCTTTTCTTGGCTAAAAATAAAGATTTGGTAAAGTCAAGAGATGAGATACTTGAAAAGGTTTGGGGTTTTGACTTCATTGGTGAGACCCGAACTGTGGACGTTCATATAAAGCAGTTAAGAGAAAAGTTAAAAGACTACAAGTTTTTAATCAAGACAGTTTGGGGTGTGGGCTATAAACTTTCGGAGGATAAAGAATGA
- a CDS encoding cytochrome c biogenesis CcdA family protein: protein MAFLLPFAAGLASFFSPCIVPMISVYFSLITGVSVRDLKDIEVHKRMRKFILINTFIFVSAFTLVFTIAGALGGSVGRWLSGYTTIMNKIGGAITIIMGLNLIGLLNLNFSFLNKYSADNIKTSSRYFTTFLIGLFFAIVCSHCIGPILYSMLIYTTTTKSASVGMTIMFLFSLGLAIPYLLVGYYLPNAIDAIKRVKKFQNVISVVTGITLIFLGIVMFLNKLQDLTAIFSRLLPYKLPFGM, encoded by the coding sequence GTGGCTTTTTTACTGCCTTTTGCAGCAGGTTTAGCATCTTTCTTTTCCCCCTGCATAGTACCTATGATAAGTGTATATTTTTCACTTATCACAGGTGTTTCGGTTAGAGATTTGAAGGATATAGAAGTTCACAAGAGAATGAGAAAATTTATACTTATAAATACCTTTATATTTGTATCTGCCTTTACACTTGTTTTTACAATCGCAGGGGCTTTAGGAGGAAGTGTTGGCAGATGGTTAAGTGGTTATACCACGATAATGAATAAAATAGGTGGAGCAATAACTATAATAATGGGATTGAATTTGATTGGTCTGCTAAATCTAAATTTTTCTTTTTTGAATAAATATAGTGCAGATAACATCAAGACATCATCAAGATATTTTACTACTTTCTTAATAGGTTTGTTTTTTGCTATAGTATGTTCCCATTGCATCGGGCCAATTTTATACTCCATGTTGATATATACCACAACCACAAAAAGTGCCTCAGTAGGCATGACGATTATGTTCTTGTTTTCCTTAGGTCTTGCAATACCGTATTTGCTTGTGGGTTACTATTTACCCAATGCAATTGATGCTATAAAAAGAGTAAAGAAATTTCAAAATGTTATCTCAGTAGTTACAGGAATTACTCTCATTTTTCTTGGCATTGTAATGTTTTTAAACAAACTCCAGGACTTGACAGCAATTTTTAGCAGACTGCTACCTTATAAATTGCCATTTGGAATGTAA
- a CDS encoding alpha-amylase domain-containing protein, which translates to MKKIKIFKKPTFWSVLVAMLLILSVGLSTYAGVLMQGFYWDVPAGGTWWDTLASKAYELRYMVGGYGINRIWFPPPSKGQGGGYSMGYDPHDYYDLGQYYQDGTTETRFGSQAELKNAIAKYKSYGVSVMADIVLNHRSGGKSEYNPVLGYNTWTDFTNTASGKAQWHWDAFHPNYNCSGDEGTFAGFPDVCYHSGPAYNDMITWMKWLKSSANAGFDSWRYDYVKGYPYWVVKDFNTATSPTFSVGEYWDANTSTLDWWANSSGANVFDFALYYTLRDICNNTSGGGYLPNVFDYAKSYAAKNPFKAVTFVANHDTDEIVNDKMMAYAFILTYQGYPTIFWKDYYDYGLATGGGAGTPQWGNGIKQLVWVREKLAAGAPNIEILKSDDGDLIIYGSKGYSTSSPGYIVVINDHPSQWKGAWVQTSNSYLKGKTLKAYAWSSTVSGQNVQPQNKYCDSNGWVEVWAPPRGYAVYSVDGL; encoded by the coding sequence ATGAAAAAGATTAAAATCTTCAAAAAGCCTACTTTTTGGTCTGTACTGGTAGCTATGTTATTAATTCTGTCTGTAGGACTTTCCACATATGCTGGTGTGTTAATGCAAGGATTTTATTGGGATGTACCAGCTGGCGGAACATGGTGGGATACTCTTGCATCAAAAGCATATGAACTGAGGTACATGGTAGGTGGATATGGAATTAACAGAATATGGTTCCCGCCACCATCAAAGGGACAGGGTGGAGGATATTCAATGGGCTATGACCCTCATGACTACTATGACCTTGGGCAGTATTACCAAGATGGAACTACAGAAACAAGATTTGGATCTCAAGCAGAATTAAAAAATGCAATTGCAAAATATAAAAGCTATGGTGTTTCTGTCATGGCTGATATAGTATTAAATCATCGCTCGGGTGGGAAGAGCGAATACAATCCAGTCCTTGGCTATAACACGTGGACAGACTTTACAAACACGGCAAGTGGCAAAGCTCAATGGCATTGGGATGCGTTTCATCCTAATTATAACTGTAGCGGCGATGAAGGAACATTTGCAGGTTTTCCGGACGTTTGTTATCATTCTGGGCCTGCTTATAATGATATGATAACATGGATGAAGTGGCTGAAATCTTCTGCAAATGCTGGTTTTGATAGCTGGAGATATGACTATGTAAAAGGCTACCCTTACTGGGTTGTAAAAGACTTTAATACTGCAACATCACCAACATTCAGTGTTGGTGAGTACTGGGATGCAAATACTTCAACTCTTGACTGGTGGGCAAATTCAAGCGGTGCGAACGTGTTTGACTTTGCACTTTACTATACTTTAAGGGATATTTGCAATAACACAAGCGGTGGCGGGTATTTGCCAAATGTGTTTGACTATGCAAAAAGCTATGCAGCTAAAAATCCTTTCAAGGCAGTTACTTTTGTTGCAAATCATGACACAGATGAAATTGTAAATGACAAAATGATGGCGTACGCATTTATCTTAACATATCAAGGCTATCCAACAATCTTCTGGAAAGATTACTATGACTATGGCCTTGCAACAGGTGGTGGAGCTGGAACACCACAGTGGGGAAATGGTATTAAGCAACTTGTGTGGGTCAGAGAGAAGCTTGCTGCAGGTGCGCCTAATATAGAGATTTTAAAGAGTGATGATGGAGACCTTATCATCTATGGCAGTAAAGGGTATTCAACGTCAAGTCCAGGATACATTGTTGTAATAAACGACCATCCAAGTCAATGGAAAGGTGCATGGGTTCAAACAAGCAATAGTTACTTAAAAGGCAAGACTTTAAAAGCTTATGCATGGTCCTCAACAGTATCAGGTCAAAATGTCCAACCACAAAATAAATACTGTGACTCTAATGGTTGGGTAGAAGTTTGGGCACCTCCAAGGGGTTATGCTGTATATTCTGTAGATGGGCTATAA
- a CDS encoding ABC transporter ATP-binding protein, with protein sequence MSEDRRPQQKPAHGIRPRRGMGHGPRGFVPGEKAKDFKGTMKKLIRYLSAYKVSLITVLVLAILSTSFSIAGPKILSKAITKIFEGIMNKITGQDSGIDFEYVGKILIILLVLYGLSSIFGYLQGWIMSGITMKITYRLRKEISEKINRLPLKYFESTNQGEILSRITNDVDTITQTLNQSMTQIVTSVTMVLGVLVMMISINWLMTLVALLIIPMSSIVMMFIIKKSQKYFRQQQDYLGHLNGHIEEMYGGHHIVKAFNGEKKSIEKFEKLNGTLYSAAWKSQFLTGVMMPLMNIIGNLGYVAVTVLGSWLVVKNRIEVGDIQAFIQYIRSFTQPIAQIANISNILQQTAACAERVFEFLEEKEEVADTPKRIDLENIKGDVEFRNVKFGYRPDKIVINNFSAKIKAGQKVAIVGPTGAGKTTIVKLLMRFYDVNDGAILIDGHDIREFSRKDLRSLFGMVLQDTWLYNGTIKENIKYGKPDSTDEEVIRAAKLAHIDHFIRTLPQGYDTVLNEETTNISQGQKQLLTIARAILKNPKILILDEATSSVDTLTEIQIQKAMDNLMKGRTSFIIAHRLSTIRDADLILVMDHGDIVEMGTHQELLKKGGFYAKLYYSQFEKEELAS encoded by the coding sequence ATGAGTGAAGACAGAAGACCGCAACAAAAACCTGCGCATGGTATAAGACCCCGAAGAGGTATGGGCCATGGACCGCGTGGATTTGTCCCCGGTGAGAAGGCAAAAGACTTTAAAGGCACTATGAAAAAACTTATAAGGTATTTGTCTGCCTATAAGGTTTCTCTAATAACTGTGCTGGTTTTGGCAATTTTGAGTACCTCATTTTCAATTGCAGGACCAAAGATTTTGTCAAAGGCAATTACAAAGATTTTTGAAGGCATAATGAACAAAATAACCGGGCAGGACAGCGGCATAGATTTTGAGTATGTGGGGAAGATTTTAATTATCCTTCTTGTATTATACGGCCTGAGCAGCATCTTTGGATATTTGCAGGGCTGGATTATGTCTGGTATTACCATGAAGATTACCTACAGACTCAGGAAAGAAATTTCAGAGAAGATAAACAGGCTTCCACTTAAATATTTTGAGAGCACCAATCAAGGTGAGATTTTGTCAAGAATTACAAACGACGTTGATACAATTACACAAACCCTCAATCAGAGCATGACTCAGATAGTTACTTCTGTAACCATGGTACTTGGTGTGCTTGTTATGATGATTAGTATAAACTGGCTGATGACCTTGGTTGCGCTTTTGATTATTCCAATGTCTTCAATAGTTATGATGTTTATAATCAAAAAATCTCAAAAATACTTTAGGCAGCAACAAGACTATCTTGGGCACTTAAACGGTCATATTGAAGAGATGTACGGAGGACATCATATAGTCAAAGCTTTCAATGGAGAGAAAAAGAGTATAGAGAAGTTTGAAAAGCTAAACGGTACACTTTATAGTGCTGCATGGAAATCACAGTTTTTGACAGGTGTAATGATGCCGCTTATGAACATCATAGGTAATTTAGGTTATGTAGCGGTAACTGTGCTTGGCAGCTGGTTGGTTGTAAAAAATAGAATTGAGGTTGGGGACATTCAGGCGTTTATCCAGTACATTCGATCATTTACACAGCCAATTGCCCAGATTGCAAATATCTCAAACATCTTGCAGCAGACTGCTGCATGCGCAGAAAGAGTGTTTGAGTTTTTGGAAGAAAAGGAAGAAGTAGCTGATACGCCAAAGAGAATAGATCTTGAAAATATCAAGGGCGATGTTGAGTTTAGAAATGTCAAGTTCGGTTACAGACCAGACAAGATTGTTATAAACAATTTCTCTGCAAAGATAAAAGCAGGTCAAAAGGTGGCGATTGTTGGACCAACTGGTGCTGGTAAGACTACCATTGTAAAGCTTCTTATGCGATTTTACGATGTAAATGATGGTGCAATTTTGATTGACGGGCATGATATAAGAGAATTTTCACGAAAAGACCTACGATCTTTATTTGGCATGGTTTTGCAAGACACATGGCTTTACAATGGAACTATTAAAGAGAATATAAAATACGGAAAGCCAGATAGCACAGATGAAGAAGTGATAAGAGCAGCAAAGCTTGCCCACATTGACCACTTTATAAGGACACTCCCACAGGGGTACGACACAGTGTTAAATGAGGAGACTACGAATATATCGCAAGGTCAAAAACAGCTTTTGACAATTGCACGTGCTATCTTGAAAAATCCAAAAATTCTTATACTTGATGAGGCAACAAGCTCTGTTGACACACTCACAGAAATCCAGATACAAAAGGCTATGGACAATTTAATGAAAGGAAGAACCTCCTTTATAATAGCGCACAGACTTTCTACAATAAGAGATGCTGATTTGATACTTGTCATGGACCATGGCGACATAGTAGAGATGGGTACACACCAAGAACTTCTCAAAAAAGGCGGATTTTACGCAAAACTTTACTATAGCCAGTTTGAAAAAGAAGAGCTGGCAAGTTAA
- a CDS encoding alpha-amylase family glycosyl hydrolase: MKRILRYILIFAIVFAVGLGSFLAGFSNSQSPVQTKKDGLIFYEVFVRSFYDSNGDGIGDINGLAEKLPYIKSLGVNAIWLMPIFESPSYHGYDVTNYYKVNPDYGTNEDFVNFIKKAHKMGIKVIIDMMINHTSSKHPWFIEASSNKNSKYRNYYIWATPSTNLDEPSDLGTRQWYKKGDSYYNAIFWSEMPDLNFDNKAVREEMKKIAKFWLEKGVDGFRLDAAKHIYPLSREKDTLAWWEEYAKFCRSIKKDVYLVAEVWDSPQRIAQYAKIFDSCFNFTVAQNIIEGVKYENTQTLQNNLSSIYNLYKNVNPHFVDAPFLTNHDMNRAYSEIGSNSKMKLAAALLLTLPGNPFIYYGEEIGMKGQKPDEYIREPFKWYETWKKGQTNWEMSLYNSGPDVASVEKQEKDKNSLLNFYRDMISFRKKNLPLLKGDFQLIKTSSDILSFVRIYNKQRMVVIFNFTGRELSKTINLSSNIKLAGKIVKGSGKILSLKNGKLAFSIKPYSFIILN, translated from the coding sequence ATGAAGAGAATCTTAAGGTACATACTTATATTTGCTATCGTTTTCGCAGTTGGACTTGGTTCATTTTTGGCAGGTTTTTCTAATTCTCAAAGCCCAGTTCAAACTAAAAAAGACGGTTTGATTTTCTATGAAGTTTTTGTCAGGTCATTTTATGATAGTAATGGTGATGGCATAGGGGACATAAATGGTTTGGCTGAAAAACTTCCATATATCAAATCCTTAGGTGTAAATGCCATCTGGCTTATGCCAATATTTGAATCTCCAAGCTATCACGGATATGATGTAACAAACTATTACAAAGTCAATCCCGACTATGGTACAAATGAGGATTTTGTCAACTTCATAAAAAAGGCTCACAAGATGGGTATCAAAGTCATCATAGATATGATGATAAATCACACAAGCAGCAAACACCCTTGGTTTATCGAAGCATCAAGTAATAAAAATAGCAAGTACAGAAACTATTATATCTGGGCAACACCAAGCACAAACCTTGATGAACCATCAGACCTTGGCACAAGACAATGGTATAAAAAGGGTGATAGTTACTACAATGCTATATTTTGGTCTGAGATGCCAGATCTCAATTTTGACAATAAAGCTGTGAGAGAAGAGATGAAGAAAATCGCCAAGTTTTGGTTAGAAAAAGGAGTAGATGGTTTTAGGCTTGATGCCGCAAAGCATATTTATCCTTTGAGCAGAGAAAAAGATACTCTTGCGTGGTGGGAAGAATATGCAAAATTCTGCCGAAGTATTAAAAAGGATGTGTACCTTGTAGCAGAAGTGTGGGATAGCCCTCAAAGAATAGCGCAATATGCAAAGATATTTGATTCTTGTTTTAACTTTACTGTGGCTCAAAACATCATTGAAGGAGTAAAATATGAAAATACTCAAACTTTGCAAAATAACCTCTCTTCAATATACAATCTCTACAAAAATGTCAATCCTCATTTTGTTGATGCACCATTTTTGACAAACCATGATATGAACAGAGCTTATTCTGAAATTGGGTCAAATAGCAAAATGAAATTAGCTGCAGCATTATTATTAACACTGCCTGGCAATCCTTTCATTTACTATGGTGAAGAAATTGGTATGAAAGGGCAAAAACCAGATGAATATATTAGAGAGCCATTCAAATGGTATGAGACATGGAAAAAAGGACAGACAAACTGGGAGATGAGCCTTTACAATAGCGGCCCTGATGTTGCTTCAGTTGAAAAACAAGAAAAAGACAAAAATTCTCTGCTCAATTTCTACAGAGACATGATTAGTTTCCGAAAAAAGAACCTACCGCTATTAAAAGGAGATTTCCAGTTAATTAAAACCTCTTCTGACATACTTAGTTTTGTAAGAATTTATAATAAACAGAGGATGGTTGTAATTTTTAATTTCACGGGCAGGGAATTATCAAAGACTATAAACCTGTCATCTAATATTAAGCTTGCTGGCAAAATAGTTAAAGGTTCTGGCAAAATCTTGTCTTTAAAAAATGGAAAGCTTGCTTTTTCAATAAAACCTTATTCCTTCATCATCTTAAATTAA
- a CDS encoding class I SAM-dependent methyltransferase, with protein sequence MKNRTEIIRKRYDRAAKYYDVIENMMEKKWFSQWRKLLFSHVKGPKVLEVGVGTGKNMPYYSQDWEIVAIDFSPKMLEKAKERASKLNLQVDLKLMDVQNLEFADNSFDTVVTACVFCSVPDPVLGLKEIHRVLKSDGLLVMLEHVRSKKEPIGKIMDILNPLVVGLYGANINRNTIENLKKAGFEIVEEKNLLSDIVKLIIARPIK encoded by the coding sequence ATGAAAAACAGAACAGAGATAATCAGAAAAAGATATGATAGAGCTGCTAAGTACTATGATGTTATTGAAAATATGATGGAGAAAAAGTGGTTTTCTCAGTGGAGGAAGTTATTATTTAGCCATGTAAAAGGCCCTAAGGTTTTAGAAGTAGGTGTTGGCACGGGTAAAAATATGCCTTATTATAGTCAAGATTGGGAGATAGTTGCAATAGATTTTAGCCCCAAAATGCTTGAGAAAGCCAAAGAAAGGGCTTCAAAATTAAACTTGCAAGTAGACTTAAAACTTATGGATGTTCAGAATTTGGAATTTGCTGATAACTCTTTTGACACAGTTGTAACTGCCTGTGTATTTTGTTCAGTACCAGATCCAGTTTTGGGGTTGAAAGAAATTCACAGAGTCTTAAAAAGCGATGGACTTTTGGTAATGCTTGAGCATGTTCGAAGCAAAAAAGAGCCAATAGGTAAAATAATGGATATATTAAACCCATTAGTTGTTGGGCTTTATGGTGCTAATATAAATAGAAATACGATAGAAAACCTCAAGAAAGCTGGGTTTGAGATAGTTGAGGAGAAAAACTTGCTATCTGATATTGTAAAGCTAATTATTGCAAGGCCTATAAAATAA
- a CDS encoding sensor histidine kinase, which produces MKLFTKIALNFIGIIVFLILSIYISNMLYLKYFLEDMIIDDLKKLSQNALENKLEGDLSAIKILILQGNTIVFEDGGLDLPYHMIMPVFNSTGVYEFSHPHLKVEYIAYVLKRGAFTSIAITTKPYYGYALNIISKNLIKISIVFILIGLLVSLLISRHISRRIIKISVATQKIAKGEDFELKDNSTDEVGDLTRSINSLKNSLRLLEKVRREFVANFVHDLKTPIAVIKGYCESTKYLDIDDKEKIKQNMDGIEKQCDYMQNLISNMVELSKISAGIVEKKIEEVDVNLVIKQSCEQLKKLAEIEGVEIIIKSLNFPKIKTDLNSFRRIINNLLQNAIENTKDKKVYIEAQKKYIDIYNKTDLKEEELIFLFERYKSSKKGFGLGLSIVKELCKILDIKLETFIEDGFVHFRIKDIKN; this is translated from the coding sequence ATGAAACTTTTTACTAAAATAGCTCTAAACTTTATAGGAATAATAGTTTTTCTAATTTTGAGCATATATATTTCCAATATGCTCTATCTTAAGTACTTTTTAGAGGATATGATAATAGATGACTTGAAAAAGCTTTCCCAAAATGCGCTTGAAAACAAATTGGAAGGAGATTTGTCGGCGATTAAAATACTTATTTTACAAGGAAACACAATTGTGTTTGAAGATGGAGGATTGGATCTTCCGTATCACATGATTATGCCTGTATTTAATTCGACAGGAGTTTATGAATTTTCTCATCCACATCTGAAAGTTGAATATATTGCATACGTGTTGAAAAGAGGGGCTTTTACTTCTATTGCAATAACTACAAAACCATATTATGGATATGCATTGAATATAATATCAAAAAATCTAATTAAAATTAGTATTGTTTTTATTTTAATTGGACTATTAGTGTCGCTCTTGATTTCACGACATATTTCAAGACGCATAATAAAAATTTCAGTGGCTACACAAAAAATTGCTAAAGGGGAGGATTTTGAACTTAAAGACAACTCAACAGATGAGGTTGGAGACCTTACAAGGTCCATCAATAGCCTTAAAAATTCACTGAGGCTCCTTGAGAAGGTGAGACGAGAGTTTGTTGCTAATTTTGTTCATGATTTAAAAACGCCCATTGCTGTTATAAAGGGCTATTGTGAGAGCACAAAATATTTGGATATTGATGACAAAGAGAAGATTAAACAAAATATGGATGGAATTGAAAAACAATGTGATTATATGCAAAACCTAATTTCTAATATGGTTGAACTTTCAAAGATTTCGGCAGGGATTGTTGAGAAAAAAATAGAAGAAGTTGACGTTAATTTGGTAATCAAACAATCATGCGAACAGCTCAAGAAGCTTGCTGAGATTGAAGGTGTTGAGATTATTATCAAAAGCTTAAATTTCCCAAAGATAAAGACTGATTTAAACTCATTTAGAAGAATAATAAATAATCTTCTGCAAAATGCAATTGAAAATACAAAGGATAAAAAAGTTTATATTGAGGCTCAGAAGAAGTATATTGATATCTACAATAAGACAGACCTCAAAGAAGAGGAACTCATTTTTCTATTTGAAAGATACAAATCAAGCAAAAAAGGCTTTGGGCTGGGGCTGTCTATCGTGAAAGAACTCTGCAAGATTTTGGATATAAAACTTGAGACGTTTATAGAGGATGGATTTGTCCATTTTAGGATTAAGGATATAAAAAATTGA